Proteins encoded together in one Exiguobacterium sp. BMC-KP window:
- a CDS encoding AAA family ATPase has product MIAGLLCRHYKIYQGLNFIPLCNDHQSPLSIFIGNNAVGKSSVLESINTFFNNSHWNRTKNTKSAEAFIAPIFLLKKSDFNLNDGGVLDSLNALSNYFWNIDKTSNISSFGSEAIQNFLKFRDELKQRYNPEEYLFFLIGMKFESRLQIYYSSFDNDLETKMRGKGVEFRDNKLLSAIKNYFSYIYIPSEALTSEVTKLENREMQELMSTDILEGIDKILLQKNVTDGDGKGLKINLITYLNNNLDDYMNKINDTIKDIDNSYAYKSERNFKRKLTSLDVRSRILEAYFSIRTLKKDKKEIFELSSGEQRIALIDIATAFLENENNDRHKKIILAIDEPENSLHLTKAFGQFERLKNLVGKAQLLITTHWYGSLPVTDVGNVHYVELKSENKVQIKTYDLNNYFEKRGSLPEDIQMKSYFDLTSSILSSIRSEKTNWIICEGSDDKLYLSHYLKDVDNLKILSVGGCGNVIKIYKYLFTPFMEKEEKKSIESKVLCLIDTDEIVHDLQIKSDAKEKLKIVRIQPDKDENINLQSVSKSGYHNPTEMEDCLNPRKYYESIKEEILKTNNIDLINIYNKFKFNTDAKSSRVKSEKFSILEPKELVKFEEKKNIYDYLDDHHNKFLIAKNYSQRSRGDLPGLFKLIQEFFI; this is encoded by the coding sequence TTGATTGCAGGTTTATTGTGTAGACATTATAAAATTTATCAAGGATTAAATTTTATTCCTTTGTGTAACGATCATCAAAGTCCATTGTCTATTTTCATTGGTAATAATGCTGTGGGTAAAAGTTCTGTATTGGAAAGTATTAACACTTTTTTTAATAATTCACATTGGAATAGAACTAAAAATACTAAATCAGCTGAAGCTTTTATTGCTCCAATATTTCTTTTAAAAAAAAGCGATTTCAACTTAAATGATGGAGGAGTTTTGGATTCATTAAACGCATTAAGTAATTATTTTTGGAATATAGATAAAACTTCAAACATTTCTTCCTTCGGTAGTGAAGCTATTCAAAACTTTTTAAAGTTTCGAGATGAATTAAAACAAAGATATAATCCTGAAGAATACTTATTCTTTTTAATAGGAATGAAATTCGAAAGTAGATTACAAATTTATTATAGTAGTTTCGATAATGATCTAGAAACCAAAATGAGAGGTAAAGGTGTTGAATTTCGAGATAATAAATTATTATCAGCTATTAAAAACTATTTTTCTTATATATATATTCCTTCAGAAGCCTTAACTAGTGAAGTTACTAAACTAGAGAATAGAGAGATGCAGGAATTGATGAGTACAGATATATTGGAGGGTATAGATAAAATATTACTCCAAAAAAATGTAACAGATGGTGATGGTAAAGGTCTTAAAATTAATTTAATAACTTATTTAAATAATAATTTAGACGATTATATGAATAAAATAAACGATACGATTAAGGATATCGATAATAGTTACGCATATAAATCTGAAAGAAACTTTAAACGAAAATTAACTTCACTTGATGTCCGAAGTAGAATTTTAGAAGCTTATTTTTCGATTAGAACTTTGAAAAAAGATAAAAAAGAAATTTTTGAACTTAGTTCAGGCGAGCAAAGAATTGCTTTAATTGATATAGCCACAGCATTTTTAGAGAATGAAAACAATGATAGACATAAAAAAATAATTTTAGCTATTGATGAGCCTGAAAATTCATTACATCTAACCAAAGCATTTGGACAGTTTGAAAGATTGAAGAATTTAGTAGGTAAAGCTCAATTACTAATTACGACTCACTGGTACGGTTCACTACCAGTAACCGATGTAGGGAATGTTCACTATGTTGAGCTTAAATCAGAAAATAAAGTTCAAATCAAAACTTATGATTTAAATAACTATTTTGAAAAAAGAGGTTCTTTGCCAGAGGACATCCAAATGAAAAGCTACTTTGATTTAACTTCCTCAATTCTAAGCTCGATTCGATCAGAAAAAACGAACTGGATTATTTGTGAGGGTAGTGATGATAAACTGTATTTATCACATTATTTAAAAGACGTAGATAATTTGAAAATTTTAAGTGTAGGTGGTTGTGGAAATGTAATTAAAATTTATAAATATCTTTTTACTCCATTTATGGAGAAAGAAGAAAAGAAAAGTATCGAAAGCAAAGTTCTCTGCTTAATTGATACAGATGAAATAGTTCACGACTTACAAATTAAAAGTGATGCAAAGGAGAAGCTAAAAATAGTTAGAATTCAACCAGATAAAGATGAAAATATAAATCTTCAGTCAGTTTCTAAATCTGGTTATCATAATCCAACAGAAATGGAAGATTGTTTGAATCCAAGAAAGTACTATGAGTCTATAAAAGAAGAAATACTTAAAACAAATAATATTGATTTAATCAATATATATAATAAATTCAAATTTAATACAGATGCTAAATCGTCTAGAGTTAAAAGTGAAAAATTTTCAATATTGGAACCTAAAGAATTAGTTAAATTTGAAGAGAAAAAAAATATATATGATTACTTAGATGATCATCATAATAAATTTTTAATTGCAAAAAACTATAGTCAGAGAAGTAGAGGAGATTTACCTGGATTGTTTAAACTGATTCAAGAATTTTTTATTTGA